A stretch of the Hippocampus zosterae strain Florida chromosome 16, ASM2543408v3, whole genome shotgun sequence genome encodes the following:
- the LOC127588052 gene encoding carotenoid-cleaving dioxygenase, mitochondrial-like isoform X22, which yields MAPVSKAEDAQNEVKKGEEDKKGEEKKGEKKKGEEKKVEEKKAEVKKGEEKKGKEEKGEEKKVEEKKAEEKKGEEKKVEEKKGEKKKGEKKKGEGKKGEVKKGEEEKGEEEKGEVKKGEEKKVEEKKGEKKKGEKKKGEKKGEEKKGEEKKGNTTELKGLESLAPLVRSVEETPDAIHAEVQGTIPHWINGSLLRNGPAKFEFGDTSFNHWFDGMAMLHKFKMEKGQVTYTSRFLRSEAYKKNSERDRIMVSEFGTVAMPDPCQNIFQRFFSRFEMIKPTDNANVNFMKYKGDYYVSTETNLIHKVNPENLETLQQVDWSTFVAVNGATAHPHYDPDGTCFNMGNSYEGKGTTYNIIRVPPGKSNDYDTLQGASILCSIAPSNKSHPSYYHSFAMSENYVVFIEQPIKIDLVKIVTCKLRGKAFSDAVYWDPKQDTILHLIDKKTGEASPVKYYAKAFSNFHQINAFEESGFLILDLCCADDGKALDIYTLQNLRKSGEALDKLYNNMSKVFPRRFVLPLQVSDDTPIDKNLNTRPSSKATCVKKSKTRVFCQSEDLHGDDLYQYGGLEFPHINYKRYNTRPYRYFYGCGFKHLFGDSLLKMDLNDRTLKVWYQKGLFPSEPVFVPSPNAVEEDDGVILSVVLCPSQDKATFLLVLNAKTFEELGRANVPVNMPYGFHGVFNASVQ from the exons AAGATGCCCAAAATGAGGTGAAGAAAGGTGAGGAGGACAAAAAAGGTGAGGAGAAGAAGGGTGAGAAGAAGAAAGGTGAGGAAAAGAAAGTTGAGGAGAAGAAAGCTGAGGTGAAGAAGGGTGAGGAGAAGAAGGGTAAGGAGGAGAAGGGTGAGGAAAAGAAAGTTGAGGAGAAGAAAGCTGAGGAGAAGAAGGGTGAGGAGAAGAAGGTTGAGGAGAAGAAGGGTGAGAAGAAGAAGGGTGAGAAGAAGAAAGGTGAGGGAAAGAAA GGTGAGGTGAAGAAGGGTGAGGAGGAGAAGGGTGAGGAGGAGAAGGGTGAGGTGAAGAAGGGTGAGGAGAAGAAGGTTGAGGAGAAGAAGGGTGAGAAGAAGAAGGGTGAGAAGAAGAAAGGTGAG AAGAAAGGTGAGGAGAAGAAAG GTGAGGAGAAGAAAGGTAACACGACAGAATTGAAAGGTTTGGAGAGCCTCGCTCCCCTGGTCCGCTCTGTCGAGGAGACCCCCGATGCGATCCATGCTGAGGTACAAGGGACCATTCCCCACTGGATCAATGGCAGCCTGCTCCGAAACGGCCCGGCAAAGTTTGAGTTTGGAGACACTTC CTTCAACCACTGGTTTGATGGGATGGCCATGCTCCACAAATTCAAGATGGAGAAAGGCCAGGTGACATACACCAGTCGCTTCCTGCGCAGCGAAGCCTACAAGAAGAATAGCGAGCGGGACCGTATCATGGTGTCAGAATTTGGTACCGTGGCGATGCCCGACCCTTGTCAAAACATCTTCCAGCGATTCTTCTCTCGCTTTGAGATGATAA AGCCCACAGACAACGCAAATGTCAACTTTATGAAATACAAAGGAGACTACTATGTCAGCACAGAGACCAACCTGATCCACAAGGTGAACCCAGAGAACCTGGAAACACTCCAACAG GTAGATTGGAGCACGTTTGTTGCCGTTAATGGAGCGACGGCCCACCCTCACTACGACCCTGATGGCACCTGCTTCAATATGGGCAACTCCTATGAGGGCAAAG GAACCACGTACAACATCATCCGCGTACCTCCTGGGAAGTCGAACGACTACGACACCCTGCAAGGTGCCAGCATTCTCTGTTCCATCGCGCCTTCGAACAAGTCCCACCCCTCCTACTACCACAGCTTTG CCATGTCGGAGAACTACGTGGTGTTCATTGAGCAGCCGATTAAAATAGACCTGGTGAAGATAGTCACATGTAAGTTGCGGGGAAAAGCGTTCAGCGACGCTGTTTACTGGGACCCCAAGCAAGACACCATCCTGCATCTTATCGACAAGAAAACGGGAGAG GCCAGCCCAGTGAAGTACTACGCCAAAGCTTTCTCCAACTTCCATCAAATCAACGCCTTTGAAGAGTCCGGATTCTTGATTTTGGACCTCTGTTGCGCTGACGACGGCAAAGCCCTTGACATTTACACCCTTCAAAATTTACGCAAGTCGGGAGAAGCACTGGATAAG CTGTACAACAACATGAGCAAGGTTTTCCCTCGCCGCTTTGTTTTGCCCCTCCAAGTGAGCGATGACACGCCGATCGATAAAAACCTGAACACTCGGCCTTCCAGTAAAGCAACATGTGTCAAAAAGAGCAAGACAAGG GTGTTCTGCCAATCCGAGGATCTCCATGGCGATGACCTCTACCAATACGGTGGCCTGGAATTCCCTCACATCAACTACAAGCGATACAACACGAGGCCTTATCGGTATTTCTACGGCTGTGGTTTCAAACACTTGTTTGGAGACTCGCTTCTCAAGATGGACCTCAACGACAGGACGCTGAAG GTGTGGTACCAGAAGGGCCTCTTTCCATCGGAGCCGGTTTTTGTGCCCTCACCAAACGCCGTGGAGGAGGATGATGGCGTCATCCTCTCCGTGGTTCTGTGCCCTTCGCAG GATAAAGCCACATTCCTCCTGGTTTTGAACGCCAAGACGTTTGAGGAGTTGGGAAGAGCCAACGTGCCCGTCAACATGCCCTACGGCTTCCACGGTGTCTTCAACGCATCTGTTCAATGA
- the LOC127588052 gene encoding carotenoid-cleaving dioxygenase, mitochondrial-like isoform X13 — protein MAPVSKAEDAQNEVKKGEEDKKGEEKKGEKKKGEEKKVEEKKAEVKKGEEKKGKEEKGEEKKVEEKKAEEKKGEEKKVEEKKGEKKKGEKKKGEGKKGEVKKGEEEKGEEEKGEVKKGEEKKVEEKKGEKKKGEKKKGEGKKVEEKKAEEKKGEEEKGEVKKGEEEKGEVKKGEKKKGEKKKGEEKKVEEKKAEAKKGEEKKGNTTELKGLESLAPLVRSVEETPDAIHAEVQGTIPHWINGSLLRNGPAKFEFGDTSFNHWFDGMAMLHKFKMEKGQVTYTSRFLRSEAYKKNSERDRIMVSEFGTVAMPDPCQNIFQRFFSRFEMIKPTDNANVNFMKYKGDYYVSTETNLIHKVNPENLETLQQVDWSTFVAVNGATAHPHYDPDGTCFNMGNSYEGKGTTYNIIRVPPGKSNDYDTLQGASILCSIAPSNKSHPSYYHSFAMSENYVVFIEQPIKIDLVKIVTCKLRGKAFSDAVYWDPKQDTILHLIDKKTGEASPVKYYAKAFSNFHQINAFEESGFLILDLCCADDGKALDIYTLQNLRKSGEALDKLYNNMSKVFPRRFVLPLQVSDDTPIDKNLNTRPSSKATCVKKSKTRVFCQSEDLHGDDLYQYGGLEFPHINYKRYNTRPYRYFYGCGFKHLFGDSLLKMDLNDRTLKVWYQKGLFPSEPVFVPSPNAVEEDDGVILSVVLCPSQDKATFLLVLNAKTFEELGRANVPVNMPYGFHGVFNASVQ, from the exons AAGATGCCCAAAATGAGGTGAAGAAAGGTGAGGAGGACAAAAAAGGTGAGGAGAAGAAGGGTGAGAAGAAGAAAGGTGAGGAAAAGAAAGTTGAGGAGAAGAAAGCTGAGGTGAAGAAGGGTGAGGAGAAGAAGGGTAAGGAGGAGAAGGGTGAGGAAAAGAAAGTTGAGGAGAAGAAAGCTGAGGAGAAGAAGGGTGAGGAGAAGAAGGTTGAGGAGAAGAAGGGTGAGAAGAAGAAGGGTGAGAAGAAGAAAGGTGAGGGAAAGAAA GGTGAGGTGAAGAAGGGTGAGGAGGAGAAGGGTGAGGAGGAGAAGGGTGAGGTGAAGAAGGGTGAGGAGAAGAAGGTTGAGGAGAAGAAGGGTGAGAAGAAGAAGGGTGAGAAGAAGAAAGGTGAGGGAAAGAAAGTTGAGGAGAAGAAAGCTGAGGAGAAGAAGGGTGAGGAGGAGAAGGGTGAGGTGAAGAAGGGTGAGGAGGAGAAGGGTGAGGTGAAGAAGGGTGAGAAGAAGAAGGGTGAGAAGAAGAAAGGTGAGGAGAAGAAAG TTGAGGAGAAGAAAGCTGAGGCGAAGAAAGGTGAGGAGAAGAAAGGTAACACGACAGAATTGAAAGGTTTGGAGAGCCTCGCTCCCCTGGTCCGCTCTGTCGAGGAGACCCCCGATGCGATCCATGCTGAGGTACAAGGGACCATTCCCCACTGGATCAATGGCAGCCTGCTCCGAAACGGCCCGGCAAAGTTTGAGTTTGGAGACACTTC CTTCAACCACTGGTTTGATGGGATGGCCATGCTCCACAAATTCAAGATGGAGAAAGGCCAGGTGACATACACCAGTCGCTTCCTGCGCAGCGAAGCCTACAAGAAGAATAGCGAGCGGGACCGTATCATGGTGTCAGAATTTGGTACCGTGGCGATGCCCGACCCTTGTCAAAACATCTTCCAGCGATTCTTCTCTCGCTTTGAGATGATAA AGCCCACAGACAACGCAAATGTCAACTTTATGAAATACAAAGGAGACTACTATGTCAGCACAGAGACCAACCTGATCCACAAGGTGAACCCAGAGAACCTGGAAACACTCCAACAG GTAGATTGGAGCACGTTTGTTGCCGTTAATGGAGCGACGGCCCACCCTCACTACGACCCTGATGGCACCTGCTTCAATATGGGCAACTCCTATGAGGGCAAAG GAACCACGTACAACATCATCCGCGTACCTCCTGGGAAGTCGAACGACTACGACACCCTGCAAGGTGCCAGCATTCTCTGTTCCATCGCGCCTTCGAACAAGTCCCACCCCTCCTACTACCACAGCTTTG CCATGTCGGAGAACTACGTGGTGTTCATTGAGCAGCCGATTAAAATAGACCTGGTGAAGATAGTCACATGTAAGTTGCGGGGAAAAGCGTTCAGCGACGCTGTTTACTGGGACCCCAAGCAAGACACCATCCTGCATCTTATCGACAAGAAAACGGGAGAG GCCAGCCCAGTGAAGTACTACGCCAAAGCTTTCTCCAACTTCCATCAAATCAACGCCTTTGAAGAGTCCGGATTCTTGATTTTGGACCTCTGTTGCGCTGACGACGGCAAAGCCCTTGACATTTACACCCTTCAAAATTTACGCAAGTCGGGAGAAGCACTGGATAAG CTGTACAACAACATGAGCAAGGTTTTCCCTCGCCGCTTTGTTTTGCCCCTCCAAGTGAGCGATGACACGCCGATCGATAAAAACCTGAACACTCGGCCTTCCAGTAAAGCAACATGTGTCAAAAAGAGCAAGACAAGG GTGTTCTGCCAATCCGAGGATCTCCATGGCGATGACCTCTACCAATACGGTGGCCTGGAATTCCCTCACATCAACTACAAGCGATACAACACGAGGCCTTATCGGTATTTCTACGGCTGTGGTTTCAAACACTTGTTTGGAGACTCGCTTCTCAAGATGGACCTCAACGACAGGACGCTGAAG GTGTGGTACCAGAAGGGCCTCTTTCCATCGGAGCCGGTTTTTGTGCCCTCACCAAACGCCGTGGAGGAGGATGATGGCGTCATCCTCTCCGTGGTTCTGTGCCCTTCGCAG GATAAAGCCACATTCCTCCTGGTTTTGAACGCCAAGACGTTTGAGGAGTTGGGAAGAGCCAACGTGCCCGTCAACATGCCCTACGGCTTCCACGGTGTCTTCAACGCATCTGTTCAATGA
- the LOC127588052 gene encoding carotenoid-cleaving dioxygenase, mitochondrial-like isoform X32 encodes MAPVSKAEDAQNEVKKGEEDKKGEEKKGEKKKGEEKKVEEKKAEVKKGEEKKGKEEKGEEKKVEEKKAEEKKGEEKKGEKKKGEEKKGNTTELKGLESLAPLVRSVEETPDAIHAEVQGTIPHWINGSLLRNGPAKFEFGDTSFNHWFDGMAMLHKFKMEKGQVTYTSRFLRSEAYKKNSERDRIMVSEFGTVAMPDPCQNIFQRFFSRFEMIKPTDNANVNFMKYKGDYYVSTETNLIHKVNPENLETLQQVDWSTFVAVNGATAHPHYDPDGTCFNMGNSYEGKGTTYNIIRVPPGKSNDYDTLQGASILCSIAPSNKSHPSYYHSFAMSENYVVFIEQPIKIDLVKIVTCKLRGKAFSDAVYWDPKQDTILHLIDKKTGEASPVKYYAKAFSNFHQINAFEESGFLILDLCCADDGKALDIYTLQNLRKSGEALDKLYNNMSKVFPRRFVLPLQVSDDTPIDKNLNTRPSSKATCVKKSKTRVFCQSEDLHGDDLYQYGGLEFPHINYKRYNTRPYRYFYGCGFKHLFGDSLLKMDLNDRTLKVWYQKGLFPSEPVFVPSPNAVEEDDGVILSVVLCPSQDKATFLLVLNAKTFEELGRANVPVNMPYGFHGVFNASVQ; translated from the exons AAGATGCCCAAAATGAGGTGAAGAAAGGTGAGGAGGACAAAAAAGGTGAGGAGAAGAAGGGTGAGAAGAAGAAAGGTGAGGAAAAGAAAGTTGAGGAGAAGAAAGCTGAGGTGAAGAAGGGTGAGGAGAAGAAGGGTAAGGAGGAGAAGGGTGAGGAAAAGAAAGTTGAGGAGAAGAAAGCTGAGGAGAAGAAGGGTGAGGAGAAGAAG GGTGAGAAGAAGAAAG GTGAGGAGAAGAAAGGTAACACGACAGAATTGAAAGGTTTGGAGAGCCTCGCTCCCCTGGTCCGCTCTGTCGAGGAGACCCCCGATGCGATCCATGCTGAGGTACAAGGGACCATTCCCCACTGGATCAATGGCAGCCTGCTCCGAAACGGCCCGGCAAAGTTTGAGTTTGGAGACACTTC CTTCAACCACTGGTTTGATGGGATGGCCATGCTCCACAAATTCAAGATGGAGAAAGGCCAGGTGACATACACCAGTCGCTTCCTGCGCAGCGAAGCCTACAAGAAGAATAGCGAGCGGGACCGTATCATGGTGTCAGAATTTGGTACCGTGGCGATGCCCGACCCTTGTCAAAACATCTTCCAGCGATTCTTCTCTCGCTTTGAGATGATAA AGCCCACAGACAACGCAAATGTCAACTTTATGAAATACAAAGGAGACTACTATGTCAGCACAGAGACCAACCTGATCCACAAGGTGAACCCAGAGAACCTGGAAACACTCCAACAG GTAGATTGGAGCACGTTTGTTGCCGTTAATGGAGCGACGGCCCACCCTCACTACGACCCTGATGGCACCTGCTTCAATATGGGCAACTCCTATGAGGGCAAAG GAACCACGTACAACATCATCCGCGTACCTCCTGGGAAGTCGAACGACTACGACACCCTGCAAGGTGCCAGCATTCTCTGTTCCATCGCGCCTTCGAACAAGTCCCACCCCTCCTACTACCACAGCTTTG CCATGTCGGAGAACTACGTGGTGTTCATTGAGCAGCCGATTAAAATAGACCTGGTGAAGATAGTCACATGTAAGTTGCGGGGAAAAGCGTTCAGCGACGCTGTTTACTGGGACCCCAAGCAAGACACCATCCTGCATCTTATCGACAAGAAAACGGGAGAG GCCAGCCCAGTGAAGTACTACGCCAAAGCTTTCTCCAACTTCCATCAAATCAACGCCTTTGAAGAGTCCGGATTCTTGATTTTGGACCTCTGTTGCGCTGACGACGGCAAAGCCCTTGACATTTACACCCTTCAAAATTTACGCAAGTCGGGAGAAGCACTGGATAAG CTGTACAACAACATGAGCAAGGTTTTCCCTCGCCGCTTTGTTTTGCCCCTCCAAGTGAGCGATGACACGCCGATCGATAAAAACCTGAACACTCGGCCTTCCAGTAAAGCAACATGTGTCAAAAAGAGCAAGACAAGG GTGTTCTGCCAATCCGAGGATCTCCATGGCGATGACCTCTACCAATACGGTGGCCTGGAATTCCCTCACATCAACTACAAGCGATACAACACGAGGCCTTATCGGTATTTCTACGGCTGTGGTTTCAAACACTTGTTTGGAGACTCGCTTCTCAAGATGGACCTCAACGACAGGACGCTGAAG GTGTGGTACCAGAAGGGCCTCTTTCCATCGGAGCCGGTTTTTGTGCCCTCACCAAACGCCGTGGAGGAGGATGATGGCGTCATCCTCTCCGTGGTTCTGTGCCCTTCGCAG GATAAAGCCACATTCCTCCTGGTTTTGAACGCCAAGACGTTTGAGGAGTTGGGAAGAGCCAACGTGCCCGTCAACATGCCCTACGGCTTCCACGGTGTCTTCAACGCATCTGTTCAATGA
- the LOC127588052 gene encoding carotenoid-cleaving dioxygenase, mitochondrial-like isoform X8 yields the protein MAPVSKAEDAQNEVKKGEEDKKGEEKKGEKKKGEEKKVEEKKAEVKKGEEKKGKEEKGEEKKVEEKKAEEKKGEEKKVEEKKGEKKKGEKKKGEGKKGEVKKGEEEKGEEEKGEVKKGEEKKVEEKKGEKKKGEKKKGEGKKVEEKKAEEKKGEEEKGEVKKGEEEKGEVKKGEKKKGEKKKGEEKKGEEKKVEEKNAEVKKGEEKKVEEKKGEKKKGEEKKGNTTELKGLESLAPLVRSVEETPDAIHAEVQGTIPHWINGSLLRNGPAKFEFGDTSFNHWFDGMAMLHKFKMEKGQVTYTSRFLRSEAYKKNSERDRIMVSEFGTVAMPDPCQNIFQRFFSRFEMIKPTDNANVNFMKYKGDYYVSTETNLIHKVNPENLETLQQVDWSTFVAVNGATAHPHYDPDGTCFNMGNSYEGKGTTYNIIRVPPGKSNDYDTLQGASILCSIAPSNKSHPSYYHSFAMSENYVVFIEQPIKIDLVKIVTCKLRGKAFSDAVYWDPKQDTILHLIDKKTGEASPVKYYAKAFSNFHQINAFEESGFLILDLCCADDGKALDIYTLQNLRKSGEALDKLYNNMSKVFPRRFVLPLQVSDDTPIDKNLNTRPSSKATCVKKSKTRVFCQSEDLHGDDLYQYGGLEFPHINYKRYNTRPYRYFYGCGFKHLFGDSLLKMDLNDRTLKVWYQKGLFPSEPVFVPSPNAVEEDDGVILSVVLCPSQDKATFLLVLNAKTFEELGRANVPVNMPYGFHGVFNASVQ from the exons AAGATGCCCAAAATGAGGTGAAGAAAGGTGAGGAGGACAAAAAAGGTGAGGAGAAGAAGGGTGAGAAGAAGAAAGGTGAGGAAAAGAAAGTTGAGGAGAAGAAAGCTGAGGTGAAGAAGGGTGAGGAGAAGAAGGGTAAGGAGGAGAAGGGTGAGGAAAAGAAAGTTGAGGAGAAGAAAGCTGAGGAGAAGAAGGGTGAGGAGAAGAAGGTTGAGGAGAAGAAGGGTGAGAAGAAGAAGGGTGAGAAGAAGAAAGGTGAGGGAAAGAAA GGTGAGGTGAAGAAGGGTGAGGAGGAGAAGGGTGAGGAGGAGAAGGGTGAGGTGAAGAAGGGTGAGGAGAAGAAGGTTGAGGAGAAGAAGGGTGAGAAGAAGAAGGGTGAGAAGAAGAAAGGTGAGGGAAAGAAAGTTGAGGAGAAGAAAGCTGAGGAGAAGAAGGGTGAGGAGGAGAAGGGTGAGGTGAAGAAGGGTGAGGAGGAGAAGGGTGAGGTGAAGAAGGGTGAGAAGAAGAAGGGTGAGAAGAAGAAAGGTGAGGAGAAGAAAGGTGAGGAAAAGAAAGTTGAGGAGAAGAACGCTGAGGTGAAGAAAGGTGAGGAGAAGAAGGTTGAGGAGAAGAAGGGTGAGAAGAAGAAAG GTGAGGAGAAGAAAGGTAACACGACAGAATTGAAAGGTTTGGAGAGCCTCGCTCCCCTGGTCCGCTCTGTCGAGGAGACCCCCGATGCGATCCATGCTGAGGTACAAGGGACCATTCCCCACTGGATCAATGGCAGCCTGCTCCGAAACGGCCCGGCAAAGTTTGAGTTTGGAGACACTTC CTTCAACCACTGGTTTGATGGGATGGCCATGCTCCACAAATTCAAGATGGAGAAAGGCCAGGTGACATACACCAGTCGCTTCCTGCGCAGCGAAGCCTACAAGAAGAATAGCGAGCGGGACCGTATCATGGTGTCAGAATTTGGTACCGTGGCGATGCCCGACCCTTGTCAAAACATCTTCCAGCGATTCTTCTCTCGCTTTGAGATGATAA AGCCCACAGACAACGCAAATGTCAACTTTATGAAATACAAAGGAGACTACTATGTCAGCACAGAGACCAACCTGATCCACAAGGTGAACCCAGAGAACCTGGAAACACTCCAACAG GTAGATTGGAGCACGTTTGTTGCCGTTAATGGAGCGACGGCCCACCCTCACTACGACCCTGATGGCACCTGCTTCAATATGGGCAACTCCTATGAGGGCAAAG GAACCACGTACAACATCATCCGCGTACCTCCTGGGAAGTCGAACGACTACGACACCCTGCAAGGTGCCAGCATTCTCTGTTCCATCGCGCCTTCGAACAAGTCCCACCCCTCCTACTACCACAGCTTTG CCATGTCGGAGAACTACGTGGTGTTCATTGAGCAGCCGATTAAAATAGACCTGGTGAAGATAGTCACATGTAAGTTGCGGGGAAAAGCGTTCAGCGACGCTGTTTACTGGGACCCCAAGCAAGACACCATCCTGCATCTTATCGACAAGAAAACGGGAGAG GCCAGCCCAGTGAAGTACTACGCCAAAGCTTTCTCCAACTTCCATCAAATCAACGCCTTTGAAGAGTCCGGATTCTTGATTTTGGACCTCTGTTGCGCTGACGACGGCAAAGCCCTTGACATTTACACCCTTCAAAATTTACGCAAGTCGGGAGAAGCACTGGATAAG CTGTACAACAACATGAGCAAGGTTTTCCCTCGCCGCTTTGTTTTGCCCCTCCAAGTGAGCGATGACACGCCGATCGATAAAAACCTGAACACTCGGCCTTCCAGTAAAGCAACATGTGTCAAAAAGAGCAAGACAAGG GTGTTCTGCCAATCCGAGGATCTCCATGGCGATGACCTCTACCAATACGGTGGCCTGGAATTCCCTCACATCAACTACAAGCGATACAACACGAGGCCTTATCGGTATTTCTACGGCTGTGGTTTCAAACACTTGTTTGGAGACTCGCTTCTCAAGATGGACCTCAACGACAGGACGCTGAAG GTGTGGTACCAGAAGGGCCTCTTTCCATCGGAGCCGGTTTTTGTGCCCTCACCAAACGCCGTGGAGGAGGATGATGGCGTCATCCTCTCCGTGGTTCTGTGCCCTTCGCAG GATAAAGCCACATTCCTCCTGGTTTTGAACGCCAAGACGTTTGAGGAGTTGGGAAGAGCCAACGTGCCCGTCAACATGCCCTACGGCTTCCACGGTGTCTTCAACGCATCTGTTCAATGA
- the LOC127588052 gene encoding carotenoid-cleaving dioxygenase, mitochondrial-like isoform X31, with product MAPVSKAEDAQNEVKKGEEDKKGEEKKGEKKKGEEKKVEEKKAEVKKGEEKKGKEEKGEEKKVEEKKAEEKKGEEKKGEKKKGEEKKGEEKKGNTTELKGLESLAPLVRSVEETPDAIHAEVQGTIPHWINGSLLRNGPAKFEFGDTSFNHWFDGMAMLHKFKMEKGQVTYTSRFLRSEAYKKNSERDRIMVSEFGTVAMPDPCQNIFQRFFSRFEMIKPTDNANVNFMKYKGDYYVSTETNLIHKVNPENLETLQQVDWSTFVAVNGATAHPHYDPDGTCFNMGNSYEGKGTTYNIIRVPPGKSNDYDTLQGASILCSIAPSNKSHPSYYHSFAMSENYVVFIEQPIKIDLVKIVTCKLRGKAFSDAVYWDPKQDTILHLIDKKTGEASPVKYYAKAFSNFHQINAFEESGFLILDLCCADDGKALDIYTLQNLRKSGEALDKLYNNMSKVFPRRFVLPLQVSDDTPIDKNLNTRPSSKATCVKKSKTRVFCQSEDLHGDDLYQYGGLEFPHINYKRYNTRPYRYFYGCGFKHLFGDSLLKMDLNDRTLKVWYQKGLFPSEPVFVPSPNAVEEDDGVILSVVLCPSQDKATFLLVLNAKTFEELGRANVPVNMPYGFHGVFNASVQ from the exons AAGATGCCCAAAATGAGGTGAAGAAAGGTGAGGAGGACAAAAAAGGTGAGGAGAAGAAGGGTGAGAAGAAGAAAGGTGAGGAAAAGAAAGTTGAGGAGAAGAAAGCTGAGGTGAAGAAGGGTGAGGAGAAGAAGGGTAAGGAGGAGAAGGGTGAGGAAAAGAAAGTTGAGGAGAAGAAAGCTGAGGAGAAGAAGGGTGAGGAGAAGAAG GGTGAGAAGAAGAAAGGTGAGGAGAAGAAAG GTGAGGAGAAGAAAGGTAACACGACAGAATTGAAAGGTTTGGAGAGCCTCGCTCCCCTGGTCCGCTCTGTCGAGGAGACCCCCGATGCGATCCATGCTGAGGTACAAGGGACCATTCCCCACTGGATCAATGGCAGCCTGCTCCGAAACGGCCCGGCAAAGTTTGAGTTTGGAGACACTTC CTTCAACCACTGGTTTGATGGGATGGCCATGCTCCACAAATTCAAGATGGAGAAAGGCCAGGTGACATACACCAGTCGCTTCCTGCGCAGCGAAGCCTACAAGAAGAATAGCGAGCGGGACCGTATCATGGTGTCAGAATTTGGTACCGTGGCGATGCCCGACCCTTGTCAAAACATCTTCCAGCGATTCTTCTCTCGCTTTGAGATGATAA AGCCCACAGACAACGCAAATGTCAACTTTATGAAATACAAAGGAGACTACTATGTCAGCACAGAGACCAACCTGATCCACAAGGTGAACCCAGAGAACCTGGAAACACTCCAACAG GTAGATTGGAGCACGTTTGTTGCCGTTAATGGAGCGACGGCCCACCCTCACTACGACCCTGATGGCACCTGCTTCAATATGGGCAACTCCTATGAGGGCAAAG GAACCACGTACAACATCATCCGCGTACCTCCTGGGAAGTCGAACGACTACGACACCCTGCAAGGTGCCAGCATTCTCTGTTCCATCGCGCCTTCGAACAAGTCCCACCCCTCCTACTACCACAGCTTTG CCATGTCGGAGAACTACGTGGTGTTCATTGAGCAGCCGATTAAAATAGACCTGGTGAAGATAGTCACATGTAAGTTGCGGGGAAAAGCGTTCAGCGACGCTGTTTACTGGGACCCCAAGCAAGACACCATCCTGCATCTTATCGACAAGAAAACGGGAGAG GCCAGCCCAGTGAAGTACTACGCCAAAGCTTTCTCCAACTTCCATCAAATCAACGCCTTTGAAGAGTCCGGATTCTTGATTTTGGACCTCTGTTGCGCTGACGACGGCAAAGCCCTTGACATTTACACCCTTCAAAATTTACGCAAGTCGGGAGAAGCACTGGATAAG CTGTACAACAACATGAGCAAGGTTTTCCCTCGCCGCTTTGTTTTGCCCCTCCAAGTGAGCGATGACACGCCGATCGATAAAAACCTGAACACTCGGCCTTCCAGTAAAGCAACATGTGTCAAAAAGAGCAAGACAAGG GTGTTCTGCCAATCCGAGGATCTCCATGGCGATGACCTCTACCAATACGGTGGCCTGGAATTCCCTCACATCAACTACAAGCGATACAACACGAGGCCTTATCGGTATTTCTACGGCTGTGGTTTCAAACACTTGTTTGGAGACTCGCTTCTCAAGATGGACCTCAACGACAGGACGCTGAAG GTGTGGTACCAGAAGGGCCTCTTTCCATCGGAGCCGGTTTTTGTGCCCTCACCAAACGCCGTGGAGGAGGATGATGGCGTCATCCTCTCCGTGGTTCTGTGCCCTTCGCAG GATAAAGCCACATTCCTCCTGGTTTTGAACGCCAAGACGTTTGAGGAGTTGGGAAGAGCCAACGTGCCCGTCAACATGCCCTACGGCTTCCACGGTGTCTTCAACGCATCTGTTCAATGA